A genomic stretch from Streptomyces sp. QL37 includes:
- a CDS encoding dihydrofolate reductase family protein, with translation MGQLLRVQNFTVSSDGFAAGEHQSLERPFGDADPGALMSWAGATAGWPNRTEPGGTRGLDDYFTRDFANNIGAEIMGRNKFGPQRGPWENDEWRGWWGDEPPFHTPVFVMTHHKRPSFTLSDTTFHFVGDDPAHVLEQAREAARGKDVRLGGGATTVRQFLDAGLVDTLHVVVAPVKIGAGVRLWESPDELLDRYHLDVVPSPSGVTHHLFWRK, from the coding sequence GTGGGACAGCTGTTGAGGGTCCAGAACTTCACCGTTTCCAGCGACGGTTTCGCCGCCGGTGAGCATCAAAGCCTCGAAAGACCGTTCGGCGACGCCGATCCCGGGGCCCTGATGTCCTGGGCGGGCGCCACGGCGGGCTGGCCCAATCGCACCGAGCCCGGGGGGACCCGGGGCCTCGACGACTACTTCACCCGGGACTTCGCGAACAACATCGGTGCCGAGATCATGGGCCGCAACAAGTTCGGGCCTCAGCGCGGGCCCTGGGAGAACGATGAGTGGCGTGGCTGGTGGGGCGACGAGCCCCCGTTCCACACCCCGGTGTTCGTCATGACCCACCACAAGCGGCCCTCGTTCACCCTCTCCGACACCACGTTCCACTTCGTCGGCGACGACCCCGCCCACGTCCTCGAACAGGCGCGGGAGGCCGCGCGGGGCAAGGACGTCCGGCTCGGCGGCGGGGCCACCACCGTCAGGCAGTTCCTCGACGCCGGGCTCGTCGACACCCTGCATGTGGTGGTCGCCCCGGTGAAGATCGGGGCCGGGGTACGACTCTGGGAGTCACCCGACGAGCTGCTCGACCGGTATCACCTCGATGTCGTCCCCAGTCCGAGCGGTGTGACGCACCACCTGTTCTGGCGGAAATGA
- the uppS gene encoding polyprenyl diphosphate synthase, protein MPRHVACVMDGNGRWAQQRSLPRTSGHRAAEATVIDVIEAARSAGVEWLSLYAFSTENWSRPGEEIDFLMRLVRRVVRKHALLLHARGIRCRLLGAEDPRIPAPLARDFADLMTLTEGNRGMTLTVAFDHGGRQDIVAAARSLIRAGVPADDVDQERFAAHLPVPDTPDVDLVIRTSGEQRMSNFMLWQVAYAEWIFPPVLWPDFRAPHLLECLHEYRRRDRRFGGVAPQANRGPQG, encoded by the coding sequence GTGCCCCGTCACGTCGCGTGCGTGATGGACGGGAACGGCCGGTGGGCGCAGCAGCGCTCCCTGCCGCGCACGTCCGGGCACAGGGCGGCGGAGGCGACGGTGATCGACGTCATCGAGGCGGCGCGGTCGGCGGGGGTCGAATGGCTCAGCCTGTACGCCTTCTCCACCGAGAACTGGAGCCGCCCGGGCGAGGAGATCGACTTCCTCATGCGCCTGGTACGCCGTGTGGTGCGCAAACACGCTCTGCTGCTGCACGCACGCGGCATCCGATGCCGACTCCTGGGAGCTGAGGACCCGAGAATTCCGGCCCCTCTGGCGCGGGACTTCGCCGACCTGATGACACTCACCGAGGGGAATCGGGGCATGACGCTGACCGTGGCGTTCGACCACGGCGGGCGCCAGGACATCGTCGCCGCAGCGCGGTCCCTCATCCGCGCCGGGGTGCCCGCCGATGACGTCGACCAGGAGCGCTTCGCCGCGCATCTGCCCGTCCCCGACACACCTGACGTGGACCTCGTCATCCGTACCTCCGGCGAACAGCGCATGTCCAACTTCATGCTCTGGCAGGTGGCCTACGCCGAGTGGATCTTCCCGCCGGTGCTCTGGCCCGACTTCCGTGCACCGCACCTTCTGGAGTGCCTGCACGAATACCGGCGCCGCGACCGCCGCTTCGGCGGGGTGGCACCGCAAGCGAATCGAGGACCTCAAGGATGA
- a CDS encoding oxygenase MpaB family protein — protein sequence MKHADSSRSTRTGPGAGVPYGDPGPEPTEPPADSLFGPGSQFHRFFNDPRWALAVVRATVLEAAHPQIGAALVDNSSFVVHPWRRLRNTLVSLQRMFGADEHTRQREAARLNRLHARLSGTDARNQPYDAMDPEVRAWVVATLFESSVTMCRLSGQPLDQNTMERLYAEFQAFLAALGDQAGHLPPTLPEFWQYYDRMVAEELQNTEALRIILYRLFEHLPAPPLFAGLPTLWATGRALAGPVIGTITVASLPEVFRRRAGLPEVPGAQTLMQSAYMAARLARALPDNWLQTENVVGLLQLSPDGDGPGAERLAALRGRMKQAGALIRLVTPVPAQEDGTGGTENRRGAREFFTDVLDQTGDGYLDWPDLAAMARELCSRLDLDEPEETRLYDAFAAWWRELQAALDADGDGRVSEEEYAAAAPSLAGPALIRVAETLFDATDTDGSQFIDAEEYRALFRRGFGRSVADAEGRYSRSAFVRDFLSFMSGRRRSTPYDPLLSDA from the coding sequence ATGAAGCACGCGGACAGCAGCCGCTCCACGCGGACCGGGCCCGGAGCCGGGGTGCCGTACGGAGACCCCGGCCCGGAGCCAACCGAACCGCCGGCCGATTCCCTGTTCGGCCCCGGTTCGCAGTTCCACCGCTTCTTCAACGATCCCCGCTGGGCTCTGGCTGTCGTCAGAGCCACGGTGCTGGAAGCCGCCCACCCGCAGATCGGGGCGGCACTGGTCGACAACTCCTCCTTCGTGGTGCACCCATGGCGACGGCTGCGCAACACCCTCGTGAGCCTGCAGCGCATGTTCGGAGCCGACGAACACACCAGGCAGAGGGAGGCGGCACGGCTCAACCGCCTGCACGCACGCCTCAGCGGCACGGACGCCAGGAACCAGCCCTACGACGCGATGGACCCCGAGGTGCGGGCGTGGGTGGTCGCGACGCTCTTCGAAAGCTCCGTCACCATGTGCCGACTGAGCGGACAGCCCCTGGACCAGAACACCATGGAACGGCTCTACGCCGAATTCCAGGCCTTCCTGGCCGCCCTGGGGGATCAGGCGGGCCACCTACCGCCCACGTTGCCCGAGTTCTGGCAGTACTACGACCGCATGGTCGCGGAGGAACTGCAGAACACGGAGGCGCTGCGCATCATCCTCTACAGGCTCTTCGAGCATCTCCCGGCGCCGCCGTTGTTCGCGGGCCTGCCCACACTCTGGGCGACCGGTCGTGCGCTGGCGGGGCCGGTCATCGGCACCATCACCGTGGCCTCACTTCCCGAGGTCTTCCGCCGCCGGGCGGGCCTGCCGGAGGTCCCCGGTGCGCAGACCCTGATGCAGAGCGCCTACATGGCCGCCCGGCTGGCCCGCGCCCTGCCGGACAACTGGCTCCAGACCGAGAACGTCGTCGGCCTGCTCCAGCTGTCGCCGGACGGCGACGGCCCAGGTGCCGAGAGACTCGCCGCCCTGCGCGGCCGGATGAAGCAGGCCGGTGCGCTGATCCGCCTGGTCACACCGGTACCGGCTCAGGAGGACGGTACGGGCGGGACCGAGAACCGGCGCGGTGCCCGCGAGTTCTTCACCGACGTACTGGACCAGACCGGGGACGGCTATCTGGACTGGCCCGACCTAGCGGCCATGGCACGGGAACTCTGCTCTCGTCTGGATCTGGACGAACCGGAGGAGACACGGCTGTACGACGCCTTCGCAGCCTGGTGGAGGGAGCTCCAGGCCGCGCTGGACGCCGACGGTGACGGCCGGGTGAGCGAGGAGGAGTACGCGGCCGCAGCCCCGTCCCTGGCCGGCCCGGCGCTGATCAGGGTCGCCGAGACGCTCTTCGACGCCACCGACACCGACGGCAGCCAGTTCATCGACGCCGAGGAGTACCGCGCCCTGTTCAGGAGGGGCTTCGGGCGTTCCGTGGCGGACGCCGAAGGCCGGTACTCCCGCAGCGCGTTCGTACGGGACTTCCTCTCCTTCATGTCGGGCCGCCGACGCTCGACCCCCTACGACCCGCTGCTCTCGGACGCGTAG
- a CDS encoding histone deacetylase, whose protein sequence is MAGVHRIDPAAVEESAPQRVWYTSYGSNTHLDRLACYIKGGQPLGASRVYPGCRDRALPSRSVPVELKGALYFATESAVWAGGRAFYDPECEGRLYARAHLVSASQFADIAAQEMYRAPGADLDLSEVLASGVARLGSGRYETLVCAGQMDGLPVLTFTAPWSADEVALAPPSSAYVRYLASGLFQAGAWDAATIAAYLAASRGAAGTWTQHAIRDLIE, encoded by the coding sequence GTGGCCGGCGTACATCGGATCGATCCAGCGGCCGTGGAGGAGTCCGCGCCGCAGCGCGTCTGGTACACCTCCTACGGTTCGAACACGCATCTCGACCGGCTTGCTTGCTACATCAAGGGCGGTCAGCCTCTCGGGGCGAGCCGGGTGTACCCGGGGTGCCGGGACCGGGCCCTGCCCAGTCGGTCCGTCCCCGTCGAACTCAAGGGGGCCCTCTACTTCGCCACGGAGTCGGCTGTCTGGGCCGGCGGTCGGGCCTTTTACGACCCGGAGTGCGAGGGACGCCTCTACGCGCGGGCCCATCTCGTATCGGCGTCGCAGTTCGCGGACATCGCCGCTCAGGAGATGTACAGGGCCCCGGGTGCGGATCTGGACCTGAGTGAAGTCCTTGCTTCGGGTGTCGCCAGGCTGGGCAGCGGACGGTACGAAACCCTGGTGTGCGCCGGGCAGATGGACGGCTTGCCCGTACTCACCTTCACAGCCCCCTGGAGCGCCGACGAGGTGGCCCTGGCGCCGCCCTCCAGCGCCTACGTGCGCTACCTCGCGTCCGGCCTGTTCCAGGCAGGGGCCTGGGACGCAGCCACGATCGCCGCCTATCTCGCCGCATCGCGTGGAGCCGCCGGCACGTGGACCCAGCACGCGATCCGGGATCTGATCGAGTAG
- a CDS encoding DNA polymerase III subunit gamma and tau: MSSLALYRRYRPESFAEVIGQEHVTDPLQQALRNNRVNHAYLFSGPRGCGKTTSARILARCLNCEQGPTPTPCGECQSCRDLARNGPGSIDVIEIDAASHGGVDDARDLREKAFFGPASSRYKIYIIDEAHMVTPAGFNALLKVVEEPPEHLKFIFATTEPEKVIGTIRSRTHHYPFRLVPPGTLRGYLAEVCGKENSSVEDGVLPLVVRAGAGSVRDSMSVMDQLLASAADDGVTYAMATSLLGYTDGSLLDSIVDAFAAGDGAAAFEVVDQVIEGGNDPRRFVADLLERLRDLVILAAVPDAGDKGLIDAPADVVERMQAQASVFGAAELSRAADLVNEGLTEMRGATSPRLQVELICARVLLPAAFDDERSLQARLDKLERGASFAAAGPAMGYVPGPEAHGAGVGMPAGGGPAAARAAARGEAPGGAPADAPRAAPAPAAAAAAAAAAAPAPAAPAEPVAPAATQEAPPVHQNPVQQPPVQQPQAPAPAGQRPGAWPAAAGVGGGGAEAARRPGGWPTASAPGSGVPQAPAPAQAPVAPAQAPAAPAPAPGGGQDMAQGAAQVRNMWPDILEAVKNRRRFTWILLSQNAQVTGFDGSTLQIGFLNAGARDTFSSSGSEEVLKQALAEQFNAKWKVDAVVDPSGGGGQPAPSGGGGGGRPPAQQQGRPEQSSYDRGAPEPPRSVAPEDDTAEADDPDLVDSALSGHDLIVRELGATVVEEFTNE, encoded by the coding sequence GTGTCGTCCCTTGCGCTGTACCGCCGCTATCGCCCCGAGTCCTTCGCCGAGGTCATCGGTCAGGAGCATGTCACTGACCCGTTGCAGCAGGCCCTGAGGAACAACCGGGTCAATCACGCGTATCTGTTCAGCGGGCCGCGTGGCTGCGGAAAGACGACCAGTGCGCGCATCCTGGCCCGCTGTCTGAACTGCGAGCAGGGGCCTACGCCGACTCCCTGCGGGGAGTGCCAGTCCTGCCGGGACCTCGCGCGCAACGGACCGGGTTCGATCGACGTCATCGAGATCGACGCCGCGTCGCACGGTGGCGTGGACGACGCCCGTGACCTGCGGGAAAAGGCGTTCTTCGGGCCCGCGTCGAGTCGGTACAAGATCTACATCATCGACGAGGCGCACATGGTCACCCCGGCCGGGTTCAACGCCCTGCTGAAGGTGGTCGAGGAGCCGCCGGAGCACCTCAAGTTCATCTTCGCGACCACGGAGCCCGAGAAGGTCATCGGCACGATCAGGTCGCGTACGCACCACTACCCCTTCCGCCTCGTGCCGCCCGGGACGCTTCGCGGCTATCTCGCGGAGGTGTGCGGCAAGGAGAACAGCTCCGTCGAGGACGGTGTGCTGCCGCTCGTGGTGCGGGCCGGCGCGGGCTCCGTGCGTGACTCGATGTCCGTCATGGACCAGCTGCTCGCCTCCGCCGCCGACGACGGTGTGACATACGCCATGGCGACCTCGCTCCTCGGCTATACGGACGGGTCCCTGCTGGACTCGATCGTGGACGCCTTCGCGGCGGGCGACGGGGCGGCGGCCTTCGAGGTCGTGGACCAGGTGATCGAGGGCGGCAACGACCCCCGGCGCTTCGTCGCGGACCTGCTGGAGCGGCTGCGCGACCTGGTGATCCTGGCCGCCGTGCCGGATGCCGGGGACAAGGGGCTCATCGACGCCCCCGCCGATGTGGTGGAGCGGATGCAGGCCCAGGCGTCCGTCTTCGGGGCAGCGGAGCTGAGCCGCGCCGCCGACCTGGTCAACGAAGGACTCACCGAGATGCGCGGGGCGACCTCGCCCCGGCTCCAGGTGGAGCTGATCTGTGCCCGTGTGCTGCTGCCCGCCGCCTTCGACGACGAGCGTTCGCTCCAGGCGCGGCTGGACAAGCTGGAGCGCGGCGCGTCCTTCGCCGCGGCCGGCCCCGCCATGGGGTACGTGCCGGGGCCCGAGGCCCACGGGGCCGGGGTCGGGATGCCCGCAGGAGGAGGCCCCGCCGCGGCCCGTGCGGCCGCCCGGGGTGAGGCGCCGGGCGGTGCCCCCGCCGACGCACCCCGGGCCGCTCCCGCTCCCGCTGCCGCTGCCGCTGCCGCTGCCGCTGCCGCTCCCGCACCCGCCGCGCCCGCCGAACCCGTCGCGCCCGCCGCGACTCAGGAAGCGCCTCCGGTCCACCAGAACCCGGTCCAGCAGCCTCCGGTCCAGCAGCCTCAGGCTCCGGCACCCGCGGGCCAGCGCCCCGGCGCCTGGCCCGCGGCGGCCGGAGTGGGCGGGGGCGGTGCGGAAGCGGCGCGGCGTCCCGGCGGCTGGCCGACCGCCTCCGCGCCCGGAAGCGGCGTACCGCAGGCCCCGGCGCCCGCCCAGGCACCCGTCGCCCCGGCCCAGGCCCCGGCCGCCCCGGCGCCCGCGCCCGGCGGCGGTCAGGACATGGCGCAGGGCGCCGCCCAGGTGCGGAACATGTGGCCGGACATCCTGGAGGCGGTGAAGAACCGCCGCCGCTTCACCTGGATCCTGCTCAGCCAGAATGCCCAGGTCACCGGCTTCGACGGCTCCACCCTGCAAATCGGCTTCCTCAACGCCGGCGCCCGTGACACCTTCTCGAGCAGCGGCAGCGAAGAGGTGCTCAAGCAGGCTCTCGCCGAGCAGTTCAACGCCAAATGGAAGGTCGACGCGGTCGTCGACCCGTCGGGCGGCGGCGGCCAGCCCGCGCCGAGCGGTGGCGGTGGTGGCGGCAGGCCCCCGGCGCAGCAGCAGGGGCGGCCCGAGCAGTCCTCGTACGACCGTGGGGCCCCCGAGCCGCCGCGGTCGGTCGCGCCCGAGGACGACACCGCCGAGGCGGACGACCCCGACCTGGTCGACTCCGCGCTCTCCGGGCACGACCTGATCGTCCGCGAGCTGGGCGCCACGGTCGTCGAGGAGTTCACCAACGAGTAG